In Bacteroidia bacterium, one genomic interval encodes:
- a CDS encoding T9SS type A sorting domain-containing protein has translation MKHLTTLLILLITTIVKLHGQVIYDYAGDLNGLPVYVDANASGTTLYTAGNLGYRCDTGYTVRTNGIDPYLDPIKGPLDEFDYDANDRIDFTISPQPGYQLNITGMTVVAGRLNFGPTELKFGMNINGTGMIEGDLMSSLPKECEGDPNNGIPNAVPATHTWDIDDFNSLTPVTFTIGCSGGLNNVAIIYQVIIHGTVTPAQTIPVISNYSHAGGYLLCNDEPVTLSVVTTGTPSPSYEWQDQNGNPVSGATLSSLTLSNPLPQHSYYRVRVYNSFGETFSPYTHIYGFVNDINAGTDQVLCTGDQATLNGQGSGYWFTSGDGGFDDPSYPNAIYYPGIGDVMAGSVQLEFGGYIYNNFNYEVCWRNDYLNLTIGTPATANAGFDQSISQPNTTLTGNNPSPGIGLWTLVSGTATFADSSLFNTSVSNLSNGANTLRWTISMGSCSNYDEMIVTVATTPVSAIISGDTTICNGGQAQLKIDFIGNGPFDFSYTDGVTVFGPFTTAANPEIIWVNPTSTTNYQLTSVSSGGTSGTVSGTATIQALTAPPSANVTLPFNGMPTHICNGTTANLSIASVAGATYYIWDAPVGSYFDGNPLNTSPYTSILPTVQITFGAPSGSFYTIGVQAANPCGTTLRKIEKVRGIISTPSVINGLTIACANTNGNYSTNVVTGATSYQWSITGDATVSGNGTSVSVSFGPNWSGGTLCVAAQTSCYTTVSKCINIKNTQTTAYAPSGTFTACSNSMLTYSVPSQPGVVTYNWTLPIGVSGFSTTNSITVTFGPNFVASGNICVSSTTICGTTTPPKCKTIKSGLPEKPSSITGHTTGLCNVSQTYTCPIINGATYNWTAPSGAVITGNGSNSIIVDFGTFTSGSLCVSATNNCGTGSPRCITVKGAPSKPGAISSIPSTWCVPATGIQFNSNINNLTGNYNLKWQIAPAINAAIQGPNNTNQISANWLASGTTSVQLMAYNTCGSATTTHSFNIPACKLSASNFNEKQEDIFIYPNPANDFITIHLPEDIRSDFTIELYTSEGSLVSRRIINSSQLISLPPTAGLYFIRVISPHQSQTIKLVVE, from the coding sequence TGACCGAATTGATTTTACTATTTCGCCTCAGCCAGGTTATCAGTTAAATATAACAGGTATGACTGTGGTGGCTGGCAGATTGAATTTTGGTCCTACAGAATTAAAATTTGGCATGAACATTAATGGAACCGGGATGATAGAGGGAGATTTGATGAGTTCACTACCCAAAGAATGTGAAGGAGACCCCAACAATGGTATTCCTAATGCAGTACCGGCAACCCATACTTGGGATATTGACGATTTTAATTCACTTACACCAGTAACATTCACAATTGGCTGCTCAGGAGGCCTAAACAATGTTGCTATCATTTATCAAGTTATTATTCATGGTACAGTAACTCCTGCACAAACTATTCCGGTTATCTCCAACTACTCTCATGCCGGTGGATATTTATTATGCAATGACGAGCCGGTAACATTGTCTGTGGTTACAACAGGAACACCATCTCCCTCTTATGAATGGCAAGATCAAAATGGTAATCCTGTTTCAGGGGCAACACTATCATCCTTAACCTTATCCAATCCATTACCTCAGCACAGCTATTATCGGGTGAGAGTGTACAATTCATTTGGTGAAACATTTTCTCCTTATACGCATATATATGGATTTGTGAATGATATTAATGCAGGTACAGACCAAGTGTTGTGTACAGGTGATCAAGCAACATTAAATGGTCAGGGGAGTGGCTATTGGTTCACTTCCGGTGATGGAGGTTTTGATGATCCATCTTACCCTAATGCAATTTATTATCCTGGAATAGGTGATGTGATGGCGGGCAGTGTACAATTAGAATTTGGTGGGTATATTTATAATAACTTTAATTATGAAGTGTGCTGGAGGAATGACTATTTAAACCTAACCATAGGCACACCTGCAACAGCTAATGCAGGATTTGATCAGTCAATTTCTCAACCTAACACTACATTGACCGGCAATAACCCATCTCCTGGAATCGGTTTATGGACATTGGTTTCAGGAACTGCCACTTTTGCTGATTCTAGCCTATTCAATACAAGTGTCAGTAATTTAAGTAATGGTGCTAACACATTACGTTGGACCATTTCTATGGGCTCATGTTCAAACTATGATGAAATGATTGTTACTGTAGCTACTACACCTGTTTCTGCTATTATTTCCGGAGACACAACCATTTGTAATGGAGGACAAGCTCAACTTAAAATTGATTTTATCGGAAATGGACCTTTTGACTTTAGCTATACTGATGGAGTTACCGTATTTGGACCTTTCACTACAGCTGCTAATCCTGAAATAATTTGGGTCAACCCTACTTCTACAACCAATTATCAATTAACCTCAGTAAGTTCAGGAGGTACGAGTGGCACTGTTTCAGGAACAGCTACTATTCAGGCATTAACTGCACCTCCATCAGCCAATGTAACATTACCATTTAATGGAATGCCAACTCATATTTGTAATGGAACAACAGCGAATCTATCCATTGCATCTGTTGCTGGCGCTACTTATTATATATGGGATGCACCTGTCGGATCATACTTTGATGGAAACCCTTTAAATACGTCTCCATATACTAGTATATTACCTACAGTACAAATAACATTTGGAGCTCCATCTGGATCGTTCTACACAATAGGTGTTCAGGCAGCAAATCCATGTGGAACTACATTACGCAAAATTGAAAAAGTCAGAGGTATAATTTCAACACCTTCTGTAATAAATGGTTTAACAATAGCATGTGCCAATACCAATGGAAATTACAGCACAAATGTCGTAACGGGCGCCACTTCATACCAATGGTCAATTACTGGTGATGCTACAGTAAGTGGTAATGGCACATCTGTTTCCGTTTCATTTGGACCCAATTGGTCTGGTGGTACATTATGTGTTGCAGCACAAACAAGTTGTTACACTACGGTTTCAAAATGCATCAACATTAAGAATACTCAAACAACCGCTTATGCGCCATCAGGAACTTTTACTGCCTGTTCAAATTCAATGTTAACATATAGCGTTCCGTCACAACCTGGAGTTGTAACATATAATTGGACTTTGCCTATAGGAGTAAGCGGCTTTTCAACAACAAACAGTATTACGGTGACCTTCGGACCTAACTTTGTAGCTAGTGGTAATATTTGTGTGTCTTCTACAACGATTTGTGGAACAACTACTCCGCCAAAATGTAAAACCATTAAATCAGGATTACCTGAAAAACCTTCTTCAATTACAGGCCACACTACTGGATTGTGTAATGTTTCACAAACATACACATGCCCAATTATAAACGGAGCAACATATAATTGGACTGCTCCATCAGGAGCTGTAATAACCGGAAATGGAAGCAATTCTATTATTGTTGATTTTGGAACATTCACTTCAGGATCATTGTGTGTTTCTGCAACAAACAATTGCGGCACCGGTTCTCCACGTTGTATAACTGTGAAAGGTGCCCCCAGTAAACCTGGTGCAATTTCAAGTATTCCAAGCACATGGTGTGTACCTGCAACCGGTATTCAGTTTAATAGCAATATCAATAATCTTACAGGTAATTACAACCTAAAATGGCAAATTGCTCCTGCTATAAATGCTGCTATTCAAGGTCCAAATAATACTAATCAAATTTCTGCAAACTGGCTTGCATCAGGTACAACTTCTGTCCAGCTAATGGCATATAATACCTGCGGCAGTGCTACAACAACTCATTCATTTAACATTCCTGCATGTAAATTATCTGCTTCAAATTTTAATGAGAAACAAGAGGATATTTTTATATACCCCAATCCTGCAAATGATTTTATTACAATTCATTTACCTGAAGATATAAGATCGGATTTTACAATTGAATTATATACTTCAGAAGGAAGTCTAGTTAGTAGAAGGATTATTAATTCTAGTCAATTAATTTCTCTTCCACCAACAGCAGGACTGTATTTCATAAGAGTTATATCTCCTCATCAATCACAAACCATAAAGTTGGTTGTTGAATAA
- a CDS encoding transglycosylase domain-containing protein, whose amino-acid sequence MANKKKRGNFRMFILLMWMLALLPLAVIVIVLSAVNMGKFGELPTFEELENPNSSLASEVISSDNVLLGKYYIQNRSNIHFRELAENTVDALKATEDIRFEEHSGVDMRGLARVFFKTVILQQKSSGGGSTISQQLAKNLFPRENESGLRLALRKVKEWIIAVRLERNYTKQEIMAMYLNTVEFGHNSYGIKSAAKTFFNKMPSQLKVEESAMLVGLLQAPTRYSPVRNPKNAMVRRNTVLSQMEKYKFLTEAEYDSIVKLPIKLNFRAEDHNDGLAPYFRETLRLELVKWCKEHKKSDGSSYNLYRDGLRIYTTIDSRLQEYAEEGMKEHLTELQKAFYQHWKGRVPWAQHPEVIEDGIKKSDRYISLKAEGMSEQEIKENFATKIPMTVFSWKGDIDTMMSPLDSLKYYKMFLQTGVMSIEPQTGYVRAWVGGNNYRYFKYDHVKAGRRQVGSTFKPFLYTLAMQEGYSPCFKVPNVRVTIPIPGQPDWSPSNSDGKYGGMLTLKEALAESVNSVSAYLMKQFGPKPMIEIARKMGITSPIDEVPSICLGTPDVSLFEMCGAYATFANKGVWTEPIYITRIEDKNGMVLQEFVPRKVEAISEETAYLMLNLMQGVVQGGTGARLRFRYGLTNPIAGKTGTTQNQSDGWFMGITPTLVTGVWVGCEDRSVHFRTTSLGQGANTALPIWASYMKKAYADKDLNLFNGDFEKPEHPLSIETDCSKYDQDKKDHQHNSGFGSDL is encoded by the coding sequence ATGGCCAATAAGAAAAAGCGCGGGAATTTCCGTATGTTTATTTTGCTGATGTGGATGCTTGCATTGCTGCCTCTTGCAGTTATTGTGATAGTGTTGAGTGCTGTAAATATGGGTAAGTTTGGTGAGTTGCCTACTTTTGAGGAGCTGGAGAATCCGAACAGTAGCCTGGCATCGGAAGTTATTTCAAGCGATAATGTTTTGTTGGGTAAGTACTACATTCAGAACCGTTCCAACATACACTTCAGAGAACTTGCCGAAAATACAGTGGATGCACTGAAAGCTACTGAAGATATTCGTTTTGAAGAGCACAGTGGTGTGGATATGCGTGGATTGGCAAGGGTGTTTTTTAAAACGGTGATTTTGCAACAAAAATCTTCAGGAGGAGGAAGTACCATTTCACAACAACTGGCTAAAAATTTATTCCCCCGTGAGAATGAAAGTGGTTTGCGTTTGGCTTTACGTAAAGTAAAAGAATGGATTATTGCCGTTAGATTAGAACGTAATTACACCAAGCAAGAAATTATGGCAATGTATCTGAATACGGTTGAGTTTGGCCACAACAGCTATGGAATAAAATCGGCAGCAAAGACTTTTTTTAATAAGATGCCCTCGCAGTTAAAGGTGGAAGAGTCGGCTATGCTGGTAGGTTTACTGCAGGCACCTACACGTTACAGCCCGGTTCGTAACCCCAAAAATGCTATGGTTAGACGAAATACCGTGTTGAGCCAGATGGAGAAGTATAAATTTTTGACTGAAGCCGAATACGACTCAATAGTGAAGTTGCCGATAAAATTAAATTTCAGGGCAGAGGATCATAATGACGGACTGGCACCCTATTTCAGGGAGACCTTGCGATTAGAATTGGTTAAATGGTGTAAGGAACATAAAAAATCTGATGGCAGCAGCTATAATTTGTATCGTGACGGTTTGCGCATTTACACTACAATAGATTCGCGATTGCAGGAATATGCAGAAGAAGGGATGAAGGAACACCTTACAGAGTTGCAAAAGGCTTTTTATCAGCACTGGAAAGGTCGAGTACCATGGGCACAGCATCCGGAAGTTATTGAAGATGGAATAAAGAAAAGCGACCGCTATATATCGCTGAAAGCTGAAGGCATGAGTGAACAGGAGATAAAAGAGAATTTTGCAACCAAGATTCCAATGACCGTATTTTCGTGGAAGGGTGATATAGATACTATGATGAGTCCACTTGACTCTTTGAAGTATTACAAGATGTTTTTGCAAACCGGTGTGATGAGTATTGAGCCACAGACAGGTTATGTGCGTGCATGGGTTGGCGGAAACAACTATCGCTACTTTAAATACGACCACGTGAAGGCAGGCCGCAGACAGGTGGGGTCAACATTTAAGCCGTTTTTATATACACTGGCCATGCAGGAAGGCTATTCTCCATGTTTTAAAGTTCCGAATGTGCGTGTGACTATTCCAATACCCGGACAGCCTGACTGGAGCCCATCGAACAGCGATGGAAAATATGGTGGTATGCTGACGCTGAAAGAGGCTCTTGCTGAGTCGGTGAACAGCGTGTCGGCATATCTTATGAAACAGTTTGGCCCAAAGCCTATGATTGAGATTGCAAGGAAAATGGGTATTACCTCACCTATTGACGAAGTGCCCTCCATTTGTTTAGGCACGCCTGATGTATCGCTGTTTGAGATGTGTGGTGCATACGCCACATTTGCCAATAAAGGTGTGTGGACAGAGCCCATTTACATTACACGCATTGAAGACAAAAACGGTATGGTCTTACAAGAGTTTGTGCCACGAAAGGTTGAAGCCATCAGTGAAGAAACAGCTTATCTGATGCTGAATCTGATGCAAGGTGTGGTTCAAGGTGGTACCGGTGCAAGGCTACGTTTCCGTTATGGACTCACCAATCCAATAGCAGGAAAAACAGGAACAACACAAAATCAAAGTGACGGATGGTTTATGGGGATAACACCAACATTGGTTACAGGTGTTTGGGTTGGTTGTGAAGACCGCTCCGTACATTTCAGAACTACCAGTCTTGGGCAGGGTGCAAATACAGCGTTGCCTATATGGGCATCGTATATGAAAAAGGCGTATGCCGATAAAGACCTGAATTTGTTCAACGGTGATTTTGAAAAGCCTGAACATCCGCTGAGTATAGAAACAGACTGCAGCAAGTATGATCAAGACAAAAAAGACCATCAGCATAACAGTGGTTTTGGAAGCGACCTTTAG